A DNA window from Burkholderia sp. HI2500 contains the following coding sequences:
- a CDS encoding SCO family protein, which translates to MSSACTTPHRRFSRLIRTAAALAAAVALAACTHDEPRWNLTNVTGHLPDLSFTLTGGDGHPVDADAFHGQVALVYFGYTHCPDVCPETMARLMEVLAKLGPQANNVRILFVSVDPARDTPQAMQSYVAAFDAAHARGLTGTDRQIESLAKRYRVAYQMEKRDPSGGYEVTHSSAVYIFDASGRARLLATDRDSPDAIAADLRRIIDTASTT; encoded by the coding sequence ATGTCGTCTGCCTGCACCACGCCGCACCGGCGCTTCTCCCGCCTCATCCGCACGGCCGCGGCCCTCGCCGCCGCCGTGGCGCTCGCCGCGTGCACGCACGACGAGCCGCGCTGGAACCTGACCAACGTTACCGGCCACCTGCCCGACCTGTCGTTCACGCTGACGGGCGGCGACGGCCATCCCGTCGACGCCGACGCGTTCCACGGCCAGGTCGCGCTCGTCTACTTCGGCTACACGCACTGCCCCGATGTCTGCCCCGAAACGATGGCGCGGCTGATGGAAGTGCTGGCGAAGCTTGGCCCGCAGGCCAACAACGTGCGCATCCTGTTCGTCTCGGTCGACCCTGCACGCGACACGCCGCAGGCAATGCAATCGTATGTCGCCGCGTTCGACGCCGCGCATGCGCGCGGCCTGACCGGCACCGACCGCCAGATCGAATCGCTCGCGAAGCGCTATCGCGTCGCGTACCAGATGGAAAAGCGCGATCCGTCCGGCGGCTACGAAGTCACGCACAGCTCGGCCGTCTACATCTTCGACGCGAGCGGCCGCGCCCGCCTGCTGGCGACCGACCGCGACTCGCCCGACGCCATCGCCGCCGATCTGCGCCGGATCATCGACACCGCCTCCACGACCTGA
- the otsB gene encoding trehalose-phosphatase, whose product MQSVPASLSLTDTAFFFDFDGTLVELAPTPDSIHVPPSLLTLLDELRRRSHGAVAIVSGRGIDNIDTFLKMPGMPIAGLHGAERRDANGDTQRIGFNDERLLRIERELAAVVDRHPGMLLEIKGAAVALHYRNAPEREAAARAATERLVADYADAYVLQPGKMVFEIKPKGVDKGRALAAFLDEPPFAGRVPVFAGDDLTDEKGFAVVNARGGLSIKVGAGETSARTRLDSVDALHEQIARWLGAEQPDA is encoded by the coding sequence ATGCAATCCGTTCCGGCTTCCCTGTCCCTGACCGATACCGCGTTCTTCTTCGACTTCGACGGCACGCTCGTCGAACTGGCGCCGACGCCCGACAGCATTCATGTTCCGCCGTCGCTGCTGACGCTGCTCGACGAGCTGCGGCGCCGCTCGCACGGCGCGGTCGCGATCGTGTCCGGGCGCGGCATCGACAACATCGACACGTTCCTGAAGATGCCCGGCATGCCGATCGCCGGCCTGCACGGCGCGGAGCGCCGCGATGCGAACGGCGACACGCAGCGCATCGGCTTCAACGACGAACGCCTGCTGCGCATCGAGCGCGAGCTGGCGGCCGTCGTCGACCGTCATCCGGGCATGCTGCTCGAAATCAAGGGCGCGGCCGTCGCGCTGCACTACCGCAACGCGCCCGAGCGCGAGGCGGCGGCACGCGCGGCCACCGAGCGCCTCGTCGCCGACTATGCCGATGCGTATGTGCTGCAGCCCGGCAAGATGGTGTTCGAGATCAAGCCGAAAGGCGTCGACAAGGGGCGCGCGCTCGCTGCGTTCCTCGACGAGCCGCCGTTCGCGGGGCGCGTGCCCGTGTTCGCGGGCGACGACCTGACCGACGAGAAGGGCTTCGCGGTGGTCAACGCGCGCGGCGGCCTGTCGATCAAGGTCGGCGCGGGCGAGACGTCTGCCCGCACGCGGCTCGATTCGGTCGACGCGCTGCATGAGCAGATCGCGCGCTGGCTCGGTGCGGAGCAGCCGGACGCATGA
- the otsA gene encoding alpha,alpha-trehalose-phosphate synthase (UDP-forming): protein MSRLIIVSNRVAPISEGEPAAGGLAIGVYDALKETGGMWFGWSGEVVASGAPQIRVEEHGPVTFATIGLSRRDYDQYYRGFSNATLWPAFHYRTDLIQYDRHEFEGYGRVNVWLAQQLVPLLQDDDVIWVHDYHLIPFARALRAAGVKNRIGFFLHIPFPAAQVLVSVPPHRDLVESLCAFDLLGFQTEPDLRAFCDYVESEADGAIERDGHLATVHAFGRTLRAAAYPIGVHPDEIASLAQAGEHGKAVRTLATSLRGRKLIMSVDRLDYSKGLVERFRAFEKLLEHEPSHRNRVSFLQIAPSTRAELRAYQDIRLQLEGESGRINGRFAELDWAPILYIHRQYDRQLLAALYRLARVGYVTPLRDGMNLVAKEYVSAQNPDDPGVLVLSRFAGAARELTGALIVNPIDIDGMADALSQALTMPLAERRARYTDMIAQLRENNVSVWRDNFLRDLQHA, encoded by the coding sequence ATGAGTCGCCTCATCATTGTTTCAAACCGCGTCGCGCCGATTTCGGAAGGCGAACCGGCAGCGGGCGGCCTCGCGATCGGCGTCTACGATGCGCTGAAGGAGACGGGCGGCATGTGGTTCGGCTGGAGCGGCGAGGTCGTCGCGTCCGGTGCGCCGCAGATCCGCGTCGAGGAGCACGGGCCGGTCACGTTCGCGACCATCGGCCTGTCGCGGCGCGACTACGACCAGTATTACCGCGGCTTCTCGAACGCGACGCTGTGGCCCGCGTTTCACTACCGCACCGACCTGATCCAGTACGACCGTCACGAGTTCGAAGGCTATGGCCGCGTGAACGTGTGGCTCGCCCAGCAGCTCGTGCCGCTGCTGCAGGACGACGACGTGATCTGGGTGCACGACTATCACCTGATCCCGTTCGCGCGCGCGCTGCGTGCGGCCGGCGTGAAGAACCGCATCGGCTTCTTCCTGCACATCCCGTTTCCGGCTGCGCAGGTGCTCGTCAGCGTGCCGCCGCATCGCGACCTCGTCGAGTCGCTGTGCGCGTTCGACCTGCTCGGCTTCCAGACCGAACCCGACCTGCGCGCGTTCTGCGACTACGTCGAGTCGGAAGCGGACGGCGCGATCGAGCGCGACGGCCACCTGGCGACGGTGCACGCATTCGGCCGGACGCTGCGCGCGGCCGCCTATCCGATCGGCGTGCATCCGGACGAGATCGCGTCGCTCGCGCAGGCCGGCGAGCACGGCAAGGCGGTGCGTACGCTCGCGACCTCGCTGCGCGGCCGCAAGCTGATCATGAGCGTCGACCGGCTCGATTACTCGAAGGGGCTCGTCGAGCGCTTTCGCGCGTTCGAGAAGCTGCTCGAGCACGAGCCGTCGCATCGCAATCGCGTGTCGTTCCTGCAGATCGCGCCGTCGACCCGCGCGGAACTGCGCGCGTACCAGGACATCCGCCTGCAGCTCGAAGGGGAGTCGGGGCGCATCAACGGACGCTTCGCCGAGCTCGACTGGGCGCCGATCCTCTATATCCATCGCCAGTACGACCGCCAGCTGCTCGCCGCGCTGTACCGGCTCGCGCGGGTCGGCTACGTGACGCCGCTGCGCGACGGGATGAACCTCGTCGCGAAGGAGTACGTGTCCGCGCAGAATCCGGACGATCCGGGCGTGCTCGTGCTGTCGCGCTTCGCCGGTGCCGCACGCGAGCTGACCGGGGCGCTGATCGTCAATCCGATCGATATCGACGGGATGGCCGATGCGCTGTCGCAGGCGCTGACGATGCCGCTCGCCGAGCGGCGCGCGCGTTATACGGACATGATCGCGCAGCTGCGCGAGAACAACGTGTCGGTGTGGCGCGACAACTTCCTGCGCGATCTGCAGCACGCGTAA
- a CDS encoding ABC transporter ATP-binding protein: MESLTPAQRNAHNAKLSSYAHRPIAFLFRYIRLHPVAHLIVLGSVLAAVGCALGSQYAIKHLIDVLATGRHHPGPLWSAFALLVGLIAADNLLWRVGGWFAAHTFVAVTGDLRRDLFQYLIGHSPTYYAEKQPGTLASRITATSNAVYTSENTMAWNVLPPCIAVMGAILMIIVVNPMMAAGLLGCSAVLSVILFKLAGRGSARHHAFAAKAAAVDGELVDVIGNMGLVRAFGMTLREQKRFGATVKAEMDARQQSLLYLEKLRLLHAVITAMLSAGLLGWALWLWDQGRATSGDIVLVSSLGFTILHGTRDLAVALVDVTQHIARLSEAVKTLLEPHGMPDSSDAQPLSAKGGRVDFERVTFAYPHRRAILDHFELHIEPGQRVGLIGKSGAGKSTVLALLQRFYDTQDGAVKVDGQDVKTITQDSLRHAIALVPQDISLLHRTIYDNIAYGRPDATREEVLAAARDARCAEFIEAMPEGYDTIVGDRGVKLSGGQRQRIAIARAILKDAPILLLDEATSALDSASEEAIQSALDRLMVGRTVIAIAHRLSTLRNFDRIIVMNNGKVIDDGPPDVLRNRPGLYRDLLAKQHGRHHPAPDGSTPTGERVA, encoded by the coding sequence TTGGAATCTCTCACCCCTGCCCAGCGCAACGCCCACAACGCGAAGCTGTCGAGCTACGCGCATCGACCGATCGCGTTCCTGTTCCGCTACATCCGCCTGCATCCCGTCGCCCACCTGATCGTGCTCGGCAGCGTGCTGGCCGCCGTCGGCTGCGCGCTCGGCTCGCAATACGCGATCAAGCACCTGATCGACGTGCTGGCGACCGGGCGGCATCACCCCGGCCCGCTGTGGAGCGCGTTCGCGCTGCTCGTCGGGCTGATCGCGGCCGACAACCTGCTGTGGCGCGTCGGCGGCTGGTTCGCCGCGCACACGTTCGTCGCGGTCACCGGCGACCTGCGGCGCGACCTGTTCCAGTACCTGATCGGCCATTCGCCCACCTACTACGCCGAAAAGCAGCCCGGCACGCTGGCGAGCCGCATCACGGCCACGTCGAACGCGGTCTACACGTCGGAGAACACGATGGCGTGGAACGTGCTGCCGCCGTGCATCGCGGTGATGGGCGCGATCCTGATGATCATCGTCGTCAATCCGATGATGGCGGCCGGCCTGCTCGGCTGTTCGGCCGTGCTGTCCGTCATCCTGTTCAAGCTCGCCGGGCGCGGCTCGGCCCGCCATCACGCGTTCGCGGCGAAGGCCGCGGCGGTCGACGGCGAGCTCGTCGACGTGATCGGCAACATGGGCCTCGTGCGTGCGTTCGGGATGACGCTGCGCGAGCAGAAGCGCTTCGGCGCGACGGTCAAGGCCGAGATGGATGCGCGCCAGCAGAGCCTGCTCTATCTCGAGAAGCTGCGCCTGCTGCACGCGGTGATCACCGCGATGCTGTCCGCCGGCCTGCTCGGCTGGGCGCTGTGGCTGTGGGATCAGGGCCGCGCGACGTCGGGCGACATCGTGCTCGTCAGCTCGCTCGGCTTCACGATCCTGCACGGCACACGCGATCTCGCGGTCGCGCTCGTCGACGTCACGCAGCACATCGCGCGCCTGTCCGAGGCGGTCAAGACGCTGCTCGAGCCGCACGGGATGCCGGACAGCTCCGACGCGCAGCCGCTGTCGGCCAAGGGCGGCCGCGTCGATTTCGAGCGCGTGACGTTCGCGTATCCGCACCGCCGCGCGATCCTCGACCACTTCGAACTCCATATCGAGCCGGGCCAGCGCGTCGGCCTGATCGGCAAGTCGGGCGCCGGCAAGTCGACCGTGCTTGCGCTGCTGCAGCGCTTCTACGACACGCAGGACGGCGCCGTGAAGGTCGACGGCCAGGACGTGAAGACGATTACGCAGGACAGCCTGCGCCACGCGATCGCGCTCGTGCCGCAAGACATCTCGCTGCTGCACCGGACGATCTACGACAACATCGCGTACGGCCGCCCCGACGCGACTCGCGAGGAAGTGCTCGCCGCCGCGCGCGACGCCCGCTGCGCGGAGTTCATCGAAGCGATGCCGGAAGGCTATGACACGATCGTCGGCGACCGCGGCGTCAAGCTGTCGGGCGGCCAGCGCCAGCGTATCGCGATCGCGCGCGCGATCCTGAAGGATGCGCCGATCCTGCTGCTCGACGAAGCGACGTCCGCGCTCGACAGCGCATCCGAGGAAGCGATCCAGAGCGCGCTCGACCGCCTGATGGTCGGCCGCACGGTGATCGCGATCGCCCACCGCCTGTCGACGCTGCGCAACTTCGACCGGATCATCGTGATGAACAACGGCAAGGTGATCGACGACGGCCCGCCCGACGTGCTGCGCAACCGTCCGGGCCTGTACCGCGACCTGCTCGCGAAACAGCACGGCCGCCACCACCCGGCCCCCGACGGCAGCACGCCGACCGGCGAACGCGTGGCCTGA
- a CDS encoding glycosyltransferase family 4 protein has protein sequence MRIAQIAPLHEAVPPKLYGGTERVVSYLTEALVEMGHDVTLFASGDSQTSAKLEACWPQALRLDPTIRDVMAPHMLLLEQVRRRAEEFDVLHCHIDYYPFSLFSRQPVPHLTTMHGRLDLPELQPIFNAFSDVPVVSISDNQRIPLPQANWLSTVYHGLPENLLTPIPNVKPSYLAFLGRISPEKRVDTAIRIAEQAGLPIKIAAKLDKADRAYYEEKIKPLFALPHVEYIGEISESEKTEFLGNAHALLFPIDWPEPFGLVMIEAMACGTPVIAFKRGSVPEVIDNGVSGFVVEDELSAVAALKRLDTLPREKVRAAFEARFSSKVMAQNYVKGYEELLRQKRRTVLREVNAS, from the coding sequence ATGCGAATCGCCCAAATCGCTCCGTTGCACGAAGCGGTGCCCCCGAAACTGTACGGCGGCACCGAGCGAGTGGTGTCCTACCTCACCGAAGCACTTGTCGAGATGGGGCATGACGTCACGCTCTTCGCGAGCGGCGATTCGCAAACCTCCGCGAAGCTCGAAGCCTGCTGGCCGCAGGCGCTGCGCCTCGACCCGACGATCCGCGACGTGATGGCCCCGCACATGCTGCTGCTCGAGCAGGTGCGCCGCCGCGCGGAAGAGTTCGATGTCCTGCACTGCCACATCGACTACTACCCGTTCTCGCTGTTCTCGCGCCAGCCGGTCCCGCATCTGACGACGATGCACGGCCGTCTCGACCTGCCGGAACTGCAGCCGATCTTCAACGCATTCAGCGACGTGCCGGTCGTGTCGATCTCCGACAACCAGCGCATCCCGCTGCCGCAGGCGAACTGGCTGTCGACCGTCTACCACGGCCTGCCGGAAAACCTGCTGACGCCGATCCCGAACGTCAAGCCGAGCTACCTCGCGTTCCTGGGCCGCATCTCGCCGGAGAAGCGCGTCGACACGGCGATCCGCATCGCCGAGCAGGCCGGCCTGCCGATCAAGATCGCCGCGAAGCTCGACAAGGCTGACCGCGCGTACTACGAAGAGAAGATCAAGCCGCTGTTCGCGCTGCCGCACGTCGAGTACATCGGCGAAATCAGCGAGTCGGAAAAGACCGAATTCCTCGGCAACGCGCATGCGCTGCTGTTCCCGATCGACTGGCCGGAGCCCTTCGGCCTGGTGATGATCGAGGCGATGGCCTGCGGCACGCCGGTGATCGCGTTCAAGCGCGGCTCGGTGCCGGAAGTGATCGACAACGGCGTGTCGGGCTTCGTCGTCGAAGACGAGCTGTCGGCCGTTGCCGCGCTCAAGCGCCTCGATACGCTGCCGCGCGAGAAGGTCCGCGCCGCGTTCGAAGCCCGCTTCTCGTCGAAGGTGATGGCGCAGAACTACGTGAAAGGCTACGAGGAACTGCTGCGCCAGAAGCGTCGCACGGTGCTGCGCGAAGTCAACGCAAGCTGA
- a CDS encoding DUF2214 family protein, whose product MIVRWLLAAVHLSAFGVAFAAIAGRNRALRRLIASAQAADLPGVFKADAAWGLSALVLIATGLMRAFGGFEKGAAYYLHEPLFHLKMTALVLILLLEVVPMLGLIRWRIAARQQQMPDLGRARTYVRIGHWQAVLVIVIVFAASGMARGIGAAG is encoded by the coding sequence ATGATCGTCCGTTGGTTGCTGGCTGCCGTTCACCTGAGTGCGTTCGGCGTCGCGTTTGCCGCGATTGCGGGGCGTAACCGCGCGTTGCGCCGGCTCATCGCGTCGGCGCAGGCGGCCGACTTGCCCGGCGTATTCAAGGCGGATGCCGCGTGGGGGCTATCGGCGCTCGTGCTGATCGCGACGGGCCTGATGCGCGCGTTCGGCGGTTTCGAGAAAGGCGCCGCGTACTACCTGCACGAACCGCTCTTTCACCTGAAGATGACCGCGCTCGTGCTGATCCTGCTGCTCGAGGTCGTGCCGATGCTCGGGCTGATCCGGTGGCGCATCGCCGCGCGGCAGCAGCAGATGCCTGATCTCGGCCGTGCGCGCACCTATGTGCGGATCGGCCATTGGCAGGCGGTGCTCGTGATCGTCATCGTGTTCGCCGCGTCGGGGATGGCGCGGGGGATTGGGGCGGCCGGCTAG